A window of Henckelia pumila isolate YLH828 unplaced genomic scaffold, ASM3356847v2 CTG_477:::fragment_1, whole genome shotgun sequence genomic DNA:
CAGTCACAGTACCATGACAATTATTAAAATAGTGAAACTTAATAAAAAAAGTTACCGGTGAATTGGTTTCTCCGTCATCATGAACTACACTTGACAGAATGCTGGACCTAGTAGAATTGGGCGAAAATCCCTCCCATGGAGGAATAAATATCAGCTTGGTGCACCGCACAGGAACAAAATTTCGATTTAGTTTCTCCCACCACACTGAGCCTAATGACCACCATCTAATCATCAGGCCATTCTCTGAAAAAGCAGCTAGACCCTGCAtacaaaaaagagaaaaaagaagtgaaatatttttaaaaaatatatttatgggCCCTCAATTGGTAAGACACTTCACTTCAGGAACCTTGTATCACGAGCCATGGTGTATGGGTATAGCATGGAAACTGTAATAGCAGTTCgttaagtataaaaaaaaaattaacaaggATAGCATTGACTTTATATTAAAtcaatcataattacttggctctaaagttaaataaaataagcaCACCATTACGAAGAACTGTTCATTGACagcaaaacaaattaaaaactGAAGGAAATTTGAATTTAGACAAAATTATATGCTTTAAGTCACACATATATTGGCAAGAGACATGAACAAAGATATGAAGAGACAAATATGACAGTTCAATAAGTAAAACATGCATTAACGTCTTACAATATGAACTACGATTACCTTTAACTGGTAAAGCGAAAATATTGCATCTTCACACGGAAAAACTGATCTGATATGAACTTtgcatttttaaaaaacaaatctcTTACATAAAGTGTCTGTTGCTcaaatttgttattttagatTTCGACAGCAGAAATGGGCAGACCGCAGACATAAGAATTAAGAATCTGTAAATATATGTACACATCTGTCATACCTCTCCATCTGGTGAGAAGCTTAGAGCTGATATTGCAGAATTAATGACCATTTCTGAGGCACCTCCAAGCAAACGTGGAAGTCCAGGAGGTCCACTAGCGTCCAAGACCTTTATCTTGCTCATACTATAATTAAAGTGGTGAAATAGATTGTGAGAAGAAATTTAATAGCAAAACCACACATAATCGTTGGTGCAAACTAGCAGCTAAACATTTATGATAATCCGTGCACAACCATAAGAGCAACAAGAGTAATGCCATCAAAATACTCCGACCAGACAGAAAAGATCCCATGCACTACATGCAACAACACCAGAAAGAAAAGATCCCATGCACTACATGCAACACCACCAGACAGAAAAGAAACcccaaaatcaaataaatcctgttcaaatcattgaattcgaATGACTGCACCTTGCAATTTCAAACTTCATTTATTACCTTTGCATGTCATAAACCCGAATACTGGCATTATTAATCTCTCCAATTGCATCCCCTACTGCCAATCGAGTTGATGTATCATTCAGTGATATCATGGGAAATACACGTAAAACATCTTTCAATGCAGTCATAGAATTCTTCACACAATTTTTGCGCATGGTTGAGTTACCAGGATCCATTGTCTGTAATATAAAAGAGACAACCTGCAAACCTGTCTGGATGTTAGACatcatgatttgaaaacaaaaaaaataagaaaatcatTGTGCCAAACACCTTGAAGCCACAATCATATACAGTCTCAAAAGCAATACAAATTGCAAACACCAATAcaccatttttctttttcacaaaATCTGTGGCAGTGGGTGGACTGGTGAAAAACTAGTGTCAGTCAGAAGAAAACAATATCACATTTTATATCAATCGTAAACTGCAGATACGACGCATCTTcaaggaaaacataaatagaataaaaaaatttttgattCATAAACTTGGGCTCAAAAACTatgtaaatattatttaattataccAGAAAAATGCAAAGAAGAATACATTTGCATCCCttctaattttgaaaattttaattttaagtcaACAGAATAAGCAAGTGTGAAGCCAGCATCTTGTTAAATATTGATAACTTCTCAGCCAGCATAATTGAAATAATCGCGCCTCTACTGATGTCTTgaaatacaactacaaaaagcGTAACCGTTGTTCTTTGAAGAAGAATGCTTGAAGAATATGCAGGAACGTGAGCTTACAAATGAAGAAACTAATTCAAGATAGTTAGTgtaaaaattaagaaattatTTCAAGATAGAAAACCCATTGAATTACTCTCACATACCTTGTCAAGATATGGAGCCAAGTTTCTTGGAGAACCACGGACAACCCTCATTAAAGTCACGAGGGATACCACATGAACTGGTGAATCAGATGCAGTAGACCATATTTGGCTCTCTATTACATGCAGAAATCCTGGTATGTCAGCCATTGCAAGACTTGGAAGGAGAATCCCAACTAAAGTCTCTCTGATATTAATAGTGCCAGCAGTATTTTGAGCAGATAAATTAGCTGATGTACCACTGACACACTCGACTTGAAAGAAGATTTCACCTATCAGGCGAGTTATATCAGAACCAATGCATGCTTTCCACGTACTCTCCATACCTTCAGCCAGAATCTCTGCCGCAGCAGCACTATACTTTTCATTCATAGCCATGACTAATTTCACCAATGAATGAACTACCACGGTTGCAAGTCTTGATTTGACGAGGAAAGGATACCAGACAGCCAATGCTGCAGCAACAATTATTTGAGCAGTCATTGCGTCCTGAGTTGTTCCCCCTACACAGGAAATCCAATCTTGCAATTGATACGAGTCCAACCACAATGTTATTTCGGATTCTTTTCCCACATGTTCTGTTTGAGTTTCTATTCTCTCATCAGATACTACAGTTACTGAGGTCGAACATTCAAGTTCTTCCACTGGTACTCCAATACGAAAAATGTTATGATTATCGTCAGTCTTTGAACAGCACAATGAAAGAGGAATTGCCCGCGAAGCAGCACAATGAAATAGAGAACGGGAAGTCATTTTCACATGTTCAAACTCATGTTGCCAAAAGCTTACCAAGAGCTGCGGGACAAATAAATCAATCAGTATATAGAACTTATCAAAATCATATCTCTTTACAAACATTTGAAAACTTGACGctacaatttttaaaaaataataataaaaatgaaaaacttGATGCTACATGAAGCGTCTGCAGCAATACAAACTACACACAAAACATTAGCAACACATGAAGAAAAGAACTCTTTCTGTACAACTGCATTTTACGTGGAAAAGATTCTGCCACACATTTTTTAGGCATGCAAAATTTTTAGTCATGGTAAAAAATGTAGGGGATACAGgagaaaaaatttcaaacaaaaaaGACACCTTAGTGCTAGAGACTTGATCAAAAGGATAAAAGGTTGCCTGGCCTCATgcctaaaaaaattttgatgagaaaattatggaattttttaCATGATCTAAGGTTGTAATGGGACATCAGACCTAAAATATTCACCCACTCTTAGAATATTGTATAATCGGCCATGGTTAGTAATTTCAGCTGAGGAAGTTtgtaaaataattgaaaatataatttattatttcacGTTAACAATAACCAAGAATCAACTTAGATAACTCATGAATTGCAAAACATGATGGCAATGAAATTTGACTAAATCTCTTTTCACATCGCATGACAGGGGGGTAGAAAGAAGACCAGAAACTTAGTTCCTGACAacaaatttacaaaaatatGGAACAACAAATCTCATTCCCTTAATGATACAATTTGTTACCTGGAGCAAAGGAGGTTTTATGTCTGAAAATTTATCTGCAAATTTCCGCATGTAGAATGCCGCTAAAGCACTGCATTTGAGAGACATTTCATTAATGACTCTGAAATTAGCTATTGCAAATAACTGTAACATTAAACAAATAAGTTCTCAGGAACCTGGTCAGTATGGAATGGCAAATGAAAAAAAGCGAGTTCTTGAGAAGATTTAAATCATATACTCGAAAGTTTTCATACCTGCTGGCAGAGGTATAAGAATGTGATAAGCTAATCAAGTGTTGGGCAAGGGACACCATTGTTAATGATCTCAAAGCAGAATACTCAGATGAAGATCTCCAGAGCTGTGATGGGAACATTCCAATATTAAGATAGAAATGGAGTCAATAAAACAAATAAGAAAACATAATTCATTGATTAAAGTACCTCTAGAGTTGAACTAGAGCCTGGAAATGTAAGCGTCATGGAACCCTTGTCTCCCAATAAACCAGAGGCTATACTGAAAGAATCAGGCCTGCTCAGCCCCATTTCAGCAATTAACAAGTTATCAAGCTCACCGTCAACATTCCACAAGTGCAGAAATGAAAGGCTGAACTGAAGTAAGCATCTCTCAAGAGTGTGAACCCATTCATGATGTTCTAATGTGACAACAGAGGAAATAGAGTCAATTCTGCCCTCCACATGATGGCTTGGAGAATCGGCCCAGAGTTCCTTCGGAGAAGTATTCTCCTTTTCATATGCATCTTCTTTACGTGACCTAGTTCCAGCACCCTTTACATGAACTTTTTCCCCAACAGGACTTCCACCTCCGGAAAATTCATGGTTAGAACAGAGAGACATCAAGGAAGTGAGATCAAAACACAAAGTGGAAACTCCAGGAAAAGGACAGGAGGTTTTAATTGGGTGTGTGTCGTGTTGGAAGATTACTGAAGCAAATGAACTGGGATTTGGACCAGTTTTTTGCATATCATTTGATGTTTCAGATGCATCAGTAGATTCGTGTATCTTTCCCGCAGATTGTTTTTGCATAGAAATCCTCTTCCCTAAAGATTTTGGGTGAGATTGTGGAAACTGTTTTGTCTCAATTACTGGAAAAACTAAAGAGGAGGCTGAAGTATTCCCATATATAAAATTTCCAGATGAAAATCCTTCATCAGCAACGataaggaaatgatcaaacattGAACGTGCAGCAGCTCCACGAAGAATTCTCTCACAACCACCTGTCTTTACATCCCAAATGTACAGAATGTTATCAGATTTTTCATGATTATTCtgacataaacatgcaatgtaACCTCTCACACCATCCCACACAACTTTGGCTGGAAAGTGCAGGTGTCCAGGAAATAATCTCTCCACCCTCAAAGTCTGAAGGGAAACGAGGGCGACACATGAGTCATCCCCAACAGATAAAAAGCAATCACTCCATGGGGATCCGCTTTGAAGCGGAGGAGGAATTATTTGATGCACTGGAGCTACATGCTGGTGCAACACCGTGATGGGATCACCAGAGTCCAGATCCCAGATGCGAACTGTACAATCCATGCTTCCGGACATTAAAACATGATTTAAACTGCATCCTGCAGACCGATTCACCATTTGATGTGAAGCTAAACATAGCACTTCTCCTGTGTGTCCTGAAAGGTGGTGTTTCTGTCCACGTGACCCTGCTTCCTGATTGGGACTCTGAATAAATGAATCCAATGCAGTGAAGAACATGTGGAATCTAACAACTTCAATATCACCATTGAAGAAGCCATAAACGATAGCATAAGGTGCTAAGTACGTTTCAGATATAACCATTGAACAAGATACTAGTTGCTCTGCTTGGTAAAAACCAAAGCTGTGATCACTTGAGCATTTACCATTGGCTTCATCTGGAGAAAGTGCATCATATTGCGATGAGGTCATTTCATCTCCACAGCTCTTTCCTTCTCTGCAAATATTGTGGTTCAGGCCATCAGTTGCAGGCAAAGAAAAGTTTGAAACCCA
This region includes:
- the LOC140872723 gene encoding uncharacterized protein isoform X1, whose translation is MKCKSLACLWSGSPPVHRVTAVAAIHEPPTLYTGGYDGSIIWWNLIASPEKTEMKPVAMLCGHNAPIADLGICFPFEGPESENLSDVSDLPENAINFGALISACTDGVLCVWSRASGHCRRRRKIPPWAGSPSIIRPLPKNRRYVCISCCFPNQEHQILNSMEGDESSGDADLQNINHLKFTVLIMDTSTLTLVQTVFHGNVSMGPLKSMAIIFSSKDMEQQLVTIIDSYGKVLYIPIVKEPGQKGNNVPNVPKDSSISEVMDWMDDSEKKGLLMAFAKRGHVLALVHRTHCIFRQADSGTVFGYISFLDCQLCSEDLIYVVGGMFLGDDTDTTDSGFVEEFLAWNNIGAAVMYRISYSSNKFKFELLHAIPAVLHPNMRMSFFFEPVKNYVIRVESNCSHYKEHMFWRPHVTIWLLHQQKDCHAKLSLECEMLGEGNLFDSWVSNFSLPATDGLNHNICREGKSCGDEMTSSQYDALSPDEANGKCSSDHSFGFYQAEQLVSCSMVISETYLAPYAIVYGFFNGDIEVVRFHMFFTALDSFIQSPNQEAGSRGQKHHLSGHTGEVLCLASHQMVNRSAGCSLNHVLMSGSMDCTVRIWDLDSGDPITVLHQHVAPVHQIIPPPLQSGSPWSDCFLSVGDDSCVALVSLQTLRVERLFPGHLHFPAKVVWDGVRGYIACLCQNNHEKSDNILYIWDVKTGGCERILRGAAARSMFDHFLIVADEGFSSGNFIYGNTSASSLVFPVIETKQFPQSHPKSLGKRISMQKQSAGKIHESTDASETSNDMQKTGPNPSSFASVIFQHDTHPIKTSCPFPGVSTLCFDLTSLMSLCSNHEFSGGGSPVGEKVHVKGAGTRSRKEDAYEKENTSPKELWADSPSHHVEGRIDSISSVVTLEHHEWVHTLERCLLQFSLSFLHLWNVDGELDNLLIAEMGLSRPDSFSIASGLLGDKGSMTLTFPGSSSTLELWRSSSEYSALRSLTMVSLAQHLISLSHSYTSASSALAAFYMRKFADKFSDIKPPLLQLLVSFWQHEFEHVKMTSRSLFHCAASRAIPLSLCCSKTDDNHNIFRIGVPVEELECSTSVTVVSDERIETQTEHVGKESEITLWLDSYQLQDWISCVGGTTQDAMTAQIIVAAALAVWYPFLVKSRLATVVVHSLVKLVMAMNEKYSAAAAEILAEGMESTWKACIGSDITRLIGEIFFQVECVSGTSANLSAQNTAGTINIRETLVGILLPSLAMADIPGFLHVIESQIWSTASDSPVHVVSLVTLMRVVRGSPRNLAPYLDKVVSFILQTMDPGNSTMRKNCVKNSMTALKDVLRVFPMISLNDTSTRLAVGDAIGEINNASIRVYDMQSMSKIKVLDASGPPGLPRLLGGASEMVINSAISALSFSPDGEGLAAFSENGLMIRWWSLGSVWWEKLNRNFVPVRCTKLIFIPPWEGFSPNSTRSSILSSVVHDDGETNSPGSNKSSSEVDRLKLLIHNLDLSYRLEWVGERKVKLSQHSNELGIFQL
- the LOC140872723 gene encoding uncharacterized protein isoform X2, which gives rise to MKCKSLACLWSGSPPVHRVTAVAAIHEPPTLYTGGYDGSIIWWNLIASPEKTEMKPVAMLCGHNAPIADLGICFPFEGPESENLSDVSDLPENAINFGALISACTDGVLCVWSRASGHCRRRRKIPPWAGSPSIIRPLPKNRRYVCISCCFPNQEHQILNSMEGDESSGDADLQNINHLKFTVLIMDTSTLTLVQTVFHGNVSMGPLKSMAIIFSSKDMEQQLVTIIDSYGKVLYIPIVKEPGQKGNNVPNVPKDSSISEVMDWMDDSEKKGLLMAFAKRGHVLALVHRTHCIFRQADSGTVFGYISFLDCQLCSEDLIYVVGGMFLGDDTDTTDSGFVEEFLAWNNIGAAVMYRISYSSNKFKFELLHAIPAVLHPNMRMSFFFEPVKNYVIRVESNCSHYKEHMFWRPHVTIWLLHQQKDCHAKLSLECEMLGEGNLFDSWVSNFSLPATDGLNHNICREGKSCGDEMTSSQYDALSPDEANGKCSSDHSFGFYQAEQLVSCSMVISETYLAPYAIVYGFFNGDIEVVRFHMFFTALDSFIQSPNQEAGSRGQKHHLSGHTGEVLCLASHQMVNRSAGCSLNHVLMSGSMDCTVRIWDLDSGDPITVLHQHVAPVHQIIPPPLQSGSPWSDCFLSVGDDSCVALVSLQTLRVERLFPGHLHFPAKVVWDGVRGYIACLCQNNHEKSDNILYIWDVKTGGCERILRGAAARSMFDHFLIVADEGFSSGNFIYGNTSASSLVFPVIETKQFPQSHPKSLGKRISMQKQSAGKIHESTDASETSNDMQKTGPNPSSFASVIFQHDTHPIKTSCPFPGVSTLCFDLTSLMSLCSNHEFSGGGSPVGEKVHVKGAGTRSRKEDAYEKENTSPKELWADSPSHHVEGRIDSISSVVTLEHHEWVHTLERCLLQFSLSFLHLWNVDGELDNLLIAEMGLSRPDSFSIASGLLGDKGSMTLTFPGSSSTLELWRSSSEYSALRSLTMVSLAQHLISLSHSYTSASSALAAFYMRKFADKFSDIKPPLLQLLVSFWQHEFEHVKMTSRSLFHCAASRAIPLSLCCSKTDDNHNIFRIGVPVEELECSTSVTVVSDERIETQTEHVGKESEITLWLDSYQLQDWISCVGGTTQDAMTAQIIVAAALAVWYPFLVKSRLATVVVHSLVKLVMAMNEKYSAAAAEILAEGMESTWKACIGSDITRLIGEIFFQVECVSGTSANLSAQNTAGTINIRETLVGILLPSLAMADIPGFLHVIESQIWSTASDSPVHVVSLVTLMRVVRGSPRNLAPYLDKVCRLSLLYYRQWILVTQPCAKIV